Proteins co-encoded in one Acidobacteriota bacterium genomic window:
- a CDS encoding beta-lactamase family protein — MSAQSAEALKNFKTLYEKELKDNGIVGSSFVLVRDNKLVADYKYGSANLEKNQPVDENTIYHWASNTKPFTGIAIMQLRDRGLLKLDDPVTKYLPELRAVHNSFAFMDEITIRHLMTHSAGFRGGTWPFAGGKDWEPFEPQEYSQLVAMFPYTEIRFKPGSKFSYSNPGIVFLGRIIETLTKDDYEVYIDKNILKPLEMYRSYFDATPYHLLKDRSHSYYIENGKRTEGKFDANTGITVSNSGLNSPIPDMVKYLNFLVGAGGDDRTLVERYNTVLKRSSLEEMWQPQLKTEADANGNKGFTTDIGLIYFIDKTLSPTHLGHGGDQNGFISYLDFDPAKRMASLVVFNTNIILPDGAPPEKDMVGKLRRDQGTILGRK; from the coding sequence ATGAGCGCACAATCGGCAGAAGCCCTTAAAAACTTCAAAACGCTCTATGAGAAAGAGCTGAAAGACAACGGCATTGTTGGCAGCAGCTTTGTCTTAGTACGTGATAACAAGCTAGTCGCCGACTACAAATACGGCTCGGCAAACCTCGAAAAAAATCAACCGGTCGATGAAAACACGATCTATCACTGGGCGTCGAACACAAAACCGTTCACGGGTATCGCGATCATGCAGCTTCGCGATCGCGGACTGTTGAAACTCGACGATCCGGTCACAAAATACCTACCTGAATTAAGAGCTGTTCACAATTCGTTCGCGTTTATGGATGAGATCACGATCAGGCATCTGATGACACACTCGGCCGGATTTCGAGGCGGAACATGGCCGTTTGCGGGTGGTAAGGATTGGGAACCTTTTGAACCGCAGGAGTATTCTCAGCTCGTTGCGATGTTTCCGTACACGGAAATTCGCTTCAAACCGGGCAGTAAATTCAGCTATTCAAATCCGGGCATCGTATTTTTAGGACGCATCATCGAAACGCTCACTAAAGACGACTATGAGGTCTATATCGATAAAAACATCCTAAAACCGCTGGAGATGTACCGAAGCTATTTCGACGCGACGCCGTATCATTTGCTCAAGGACCGCTCGCATTCCTACTACATCGAAAACGGTAAACGGACGGAAGGGAAATTCGACGCGAACACTGGAATAACGGTTTCGAACAGCGGTTTAAATTCGCCGATCCCGGATATGGTCAAGTATCTGAATTTTCTCGTTGGGGCTGGTGGCGACGACCGCACTCTTGTTGAGAGATATAACACGGTCCTAAAACGGTCATCGCTCGAGGAAATGTGGCAGCCGCAGCTCAAGACCGAGGCGGACGCGAATGGGAATAAGGGCTTCACGACCGACATCGGGCTGATCTATTTTATCGACAAAACGCTTTCGCCCACACATCTCGGCCACGGCGGCGATCAGAACGGGTTTATCAGTTATCTCGACTTTGACCCCGCGAAACGTATGGCTTCGCTTGTGGTCTTCAACACCAACATCATTCTGCCGGATGGAGCTCCGCCGGAGAAGGATATGGTCGGTAAGCTAAGACGCGATCAGGGCACTATATTAGGCAGAAAATAG
- a CDS encoding alanine racemase, which translates to MNVETIKTPSLLLDLDRVRRNAARISDIASKNRTRLRAHIKTHKCIEVAKIQTAGHNGAITVSTLAEARDFAANGFTDITYAVPIEPGKFADATEILRGGVKLNLLTDNAESAKLLDEAAGRAIVKFEVFVKIDCGTHRVGVEPHTAEAVDIPRQLSDAKNLHFAGILTHAGHSYDVKTVDEIKAIARHERDVMVEHAAKLRWLGIEVPTVSIGSTPTINHIDHLDGIDEVRPGNYIFFDNYQATLGSCSFDDTALTVLAAIVHRDASRRKIVIDAGGIAMSKDRGPVHLDPQCGYGRVLDLDGNPAGLSLDSLSQEHGVMHAADDAIFNRFKIGDRVRILANHSCMTAAQHTHYNVLENGEIVDQWKIHAGW; encoded by the coding sequence ATGAATGTCGAGACGATAAAAACGCCGTCTTTGCTGCTCGATCTAGATCGAGTCAGACGCAACGCTGCTCGTATCAGCGACATTGCAAGTAAAAACCGAACGCGGCTCCGTGCGCATATCAAGACCCACAAATGCATCGAAGTCGCGAAGATCCAAACCGCAGGCCACAACGGAGCTATCACAGTTTCGACCTTGGCTGAGGCTAGGGATTTTGCGGCTAATGGATTTACGGATATTACATACGCGGTTCCGATCGAACCGGGAAAGTTTGCCGACGCGACCGAGATCTTGCGAGGTGGTGTAAAGCTCAATCTGCTCACGGACAATGCTGAGTCTGCCAAACTGCTCGATGAGGCTGCCGGTCGAGCCATTGTCAAATTTGAGGTTTTCGTCAAGATCGATTGCGGCACGCATCGTGTTGGTGTCGAGCCGCATACGGCTGAGGCCGTCGATATTCCGAGACAGCTTTCAGATGCGAAGAATCTGCATTTTGCCGGAATTCTCACGCACGCCGGGCATTCGTACGACGTTAAAACTGTTGACGAGATCAAGGCGATCGCTCGTCACGAGCGGGATGTGATGGTCGAACATGCGGCAAAGCTTCGTTGGCTCGGTATCGAGGTTCCGACCGTCAGCATCGGCTCGACCCCGACGATCAACCACATCGACCATCTCGACGGCATCGACGAAGTTCGGCCCGGGAATTATATTTTCTTTGATAACTATCAGGCGACGCTCGGGAGCTGTTCGTTCGACGACACAGCTTTGACCGTGCTCGCTGCGATAGTCCATCGCGACGCATCGCGGCGAAAGATCGTGATCGACGCCGGCGGTATCGCGATGTCAAAAGATCGCGGCCCAGTTCATCTAGATCCACAGTGCGGCTACGGCCGCGTGCTCGATCTCGACGGCAACCCGGCCGGCCTTAGTCTCGATTCGCTATCTCAGGAACACGGCGTCATGCATGCGGCGGATGACGCCATATTCAACCGCTTCAAGATCGGCGACCGCGTTCGTATCCTCGCAAATCACTCCTGCATGACCGCCGCTCAACATACGCATTATAATGTTCTCGAGAACGGCGAGATCGTTGATCAGTGGAAGATCCACGCGGGTTGGTAG
- the tkt gene encoding transketolase yields the protein MATATQPKKITDLDQLCINTIRTLSLDAIQKANSGHPGLPLGMAPSAYVLWTKFLRHNPKNPKWFGRDRFLLSAGHGSMLIYSLLHLTGYDLSLDELKNFRQLHSKTPGHPENIITAGVEITTGPLGQGFANGVGMGIAEAHLAAKFNRKGFPVVDNYIYCICSDGDLMEGVAYEAASLAGHLQLGNLIYLYDDNEITIDGSTDLAFTEDRTKRFEAAGWHVLDVADGNDLKAIEKAIKDAQKVKNKPSLIRVHTIIGFGMPKAGTSKAHSDAPGDEAVKETKRNLGWPEDKQFFIPKEALTHFRSAVNNGAAMEKEWNALVKKYEKQHPEIGAEFHAIRMGDLPAGWEKSLPKFDGVEAKATRAYSGEVINAIADSLPSLIGGSADLKPSNNTYINSSADIQPGTFENRNIHYGIREHAMGAAMNGMALYGSVIPFGGTFQTFSDYMRPAIRLAALSHIQTIFVFTHDSIGLGEDGPTHQSVEHIAAMRAIPNLAVIRPCDAHETREAWRAAIKRQHTPTAFALSRQKVALIDRKKYADAKGLHKGAYILAEAETKAGKETAPKLIIIATGSEVGLAMEAREKLNTEGTPTRVVSMPCWEFFDEQSAKYKEEVLPAKITARLAVEAGVSMGWSKYVGDKGDTLCVDKFGTSAPAEDVFKDYGFTVENVKRLACNLLK from the coding sequence ATGGCAACTGCGACTCAACCGAAAAAAATCACCGACCTCGACCAGCTTTGTATAAATACGATCCGCACGCTTTCGCTTGACGCGATACAGAAGGCGAATTCCGGGCATCCGGGATTGCCGCTGGGCATGGCGCCGTCGGCGTATGTTTTGTGGACGAAGTTTTTGCGGCACAACCCTAAGAATCCGAAGTGGTTTGGCCGAGACCGGTTTTTGCTATCGGCGGGGCACGGGTCGATGCTGATCTATTCGCTGTTGCATCTGACGGGTTACGACTTGTCGCTCGATGAACTGAAGAATTTTCGGCAACTGCATTCAAAAACGCCGGGGCACCCTGAAAACATCATCACTGCCGGAGTCGAGATCACGACCGGGCCGCTGGGACAAGGCTTTGCGAACGGTGTCGGAATGGGCATCGCCGAGGCACATCTGGCGGCAAAGTTTAACCGAAAGGGTTTCCCGGTCGTTGATAATTACATTTACTGCATCTGCTCCGACGGCGACCTGATGGAAGGCGTCGCGTACGAAGCTGCTTCGCTCGCCGGGCATCTGCAGCTCGGAAATCTGATATATCTCTACGACGATAACGAGATCACGATCGACGGTTCGACCGATCTCGCGTTTACTGAGGATCGGACGAAGCGGTTCGAAGCCGCCGGTTGGCACGTGCTCGATGTCGCAGATGGCAACGACCTGAAAGCAATCGAAAAGGCGATCAAGGACGCTCAAAAGGTTAAGAATAAGCCCTCACTGATCCGCGTTCACACGATCATCGGCTTCGGAATGCCAAAGGCGGGAACGAGCAAGGCTCACTCCGACGCTCCAGGCGACGAAGCTGTCAAGGAAACCAAACGCAATCTCGGCTGGCCCGAGGACAAGCAGTTTTTCATTCCAAAAGAAGCCCTGACGCATTTCCGCTCGGCCGTCAATAACGGTGCGGCGATGGAGAAGGAATGGAACGCCCTCGTCAAAAAATACGAAAAGCAACATCCTGAGATCGGTGCCGAATTTCACGCGATCCGAATGGGCGATCTGCCCGCCGGTTGGGAAAAGAGCCTGCCGAAATTTGACGGTGTCGAGGCAAAAGCCACACGTGCGTACAGCGGCGAGGTGATCAACGCGATCGCCGACTCTCTGCCTTCTCTGATCGGTGGTTCGGCCGATCTGAAACCTTCGAATAACACGTATATCAATTCGTCCGCGGACATCCAGCCGGGAACCTTTGAGAACCGCAACATTCATTACGGCATCCGCGAACACGCGATGGGCGCGGCGATGAACGGCATGGCCCTGTACGGCAGCGTGATACCTTTTGGCGGGACGTTTCAGACGTTTTCGGATTACATGCGTCCGGCGATCCGCCTTGCGGCTTTGTCGCATATTCAGACGATATTTGTCTTCACGCACGACTCGATCGGCCTCGGCGAAGACGGCCCGACGCACCAGTCCGTCGAGCACATCGCAGCAATGCGTGCGATCCCAAACCTCGCTGTAATTCGCCCCTGCGACGCCCACGAAACCCGCGAAGCCTGGCGTGCAGCAATCAAACGTCAGCACACTCCGACCGCATTTGCCCTCTCTCGTCAGAAAGTCGCCCTGATCGACCGCAAGAAATACGCGGACGCCAAAGGCCTCCACAAAGGTGCTTACATCCTCGCCGAGGCCGAGACCAAAGCCGGAAAAGAAACCGCTCCAAAACTGATAATCATCGCCACCGGCTCCGAAGTCGGCCTCGCGATGGAAGCCCGCGAAAAGCTCAATACCGAAGGCACGCCGACCCGCGTAGTCTCGATGCCGTGCTGGGAATTCTTCGACGAGCAATCCGCCAAATACAAAGAAGAGGTGCTGCCCGCCAAAATCACCGCCCGCCTCGCCGTCGAAGCCGGCGTCTCGATGGGCTGGTCAAAATACGTAGGCGACAAAGGTGATACGCTCTGTGTCGATAAATTCGGAACCTCTGCTCCGGCTGAAGATGTGTTTAAGGATTACGGGTTTACGGTGGAGAACGTTAAAAGACTCGCCTGTAATCTCCTAAAATAG
- a CDS encoding gluconokinase gives MKQPLILALDIGTSSVRSALYDGQANAVPRAFVKIERTLTVTTDGGAEIDADEAVAQVAAAIDALLEKTTAHITHIASCSFWHSLVGVDAKGKPTTKVFGWADTRSGKYTEVLKKRFDENETHNRTGAHFHSSFWPAKLLWLRKDFPDVFVKTERWLSFSDYVALKLFGTATTSVSMASGTGIFDIRKCDWDPELLKFLKVKAANLPAMVANDSDTFTLNKKYAKRWPRLAHAKWFLPVADGATDNIGAGCFTNTQAALMVGTSGAMRVAYEGEPPGHIPEGLWCYRVNRKMCVLGGALSDGGNLAQWMRDNLRLGSDADDVVRQRLGTSSTIKIAPFFNGERSTGYNESATGAIIGLTAAHDAYDIYRAAMEAVAYRFADILRRLETVFKIEQIIASGGALRESPVWTEIISKALNRELTMSEARESSSRGAVLLALESLGRI, from the coding sequence TTGAAACAACCGCTCATTTTGGCTTTAGATATCGGTACGTCCAGCGTCCGCTCCGCTCTTTATGATGGGCAAGCGAATGCTGTTCCGCGTGCGTTTGTCAAGATCGAGCGCACGCTGACCGTCACCACTGACGGCGGAGCTGAGATCGATGCTGACGAAGCCGTCGCTCAGGTTGCCGCGGCGATCGATGCACTTCTCGAAAAAACCACAGCGCATATAACGCACATCGCCTCCTGCTCATTCTGGCACAGCCTCGTCGGCGTGGATGCGAAAGGCAAGCCGACGACTAAGGTCTTTGGCTGGGCGGACACGCGGAGCGGGAAATATACTGAGGTACTCAAAAAACGATTCGACGAGAATGAAACCCACAACCGCACCGGCGCTCATTTTCATTCAAGTTTTTGGCCGGCGAAATTGTTGTGGCTGCGAAAGGATTTTCCCGATGTATTTGTCAAAACCGAGCGGTGGCTTTCGTTTAGCGATTACGTAGCTCTGAAGCTTTTCGGCACCGCGACAACCAGCGTCTCGATGGCGTCGGGAACGGGAATTTTTGACATCAGAAAGTGCGATTGGGATCCGGAATTGCTGAAATTCCTAAAGGTCAAGGCCGCAAATCTGCCTGCGATGGTCGCAAACGATTCCGATACCTTTACCCTAAACAAAAAATACGCCAAACGCTGGCCCCGGCTCGCTCACGCCAAATGGTTTCTCCCCGTCGCCGACGGAGCGACCGACAACATCGGTGCGGGTTGTTTCACCAACACGCAAGCCGCGTTAATGGTCGGCACTTCTGGAGCGATGCGCGTCGCATACGAAGGCGAACCGCCGGGTCATATCCCGGAAGGTCTATGGTGTTATCGCGTCAACCGCAAAATGTGCGTACTCGGCGGAGCGTTGTCCGACGGCGGCAATCTTGCCCAATGGATGCGCGACAACTTGCGTTTAGGAAGTGATGCGGACGACGTCGTGAGGCAAAGACTCGGAACATCTTCGACAATAAAGATCGCCCCTTTTTTCAATGGCGAACGCAGCACCGGCTACAACGAATCCGCCACCGGAGCGATCATCGGGCTTACTGCCGCTCACGATGCGTACGACATCTACCGAGCCGCAATGGAAGCAGTCGCCTATCGATTTGCTGATATTCTCAGACGCCTTGAAACCGTTTTCAAGATCGAACAGATCATCGCCTCGGGCGGAGCACTCCGCGAATCGCCTGTTTGGACAGAGATCATCTCGAAAGCTCTGAACCGCGAATTGACCATGAGCGAGGCTCGCGAATCATCTTCTCGCGGTGCGGTTTTGCTTGCGCTCGAAAGTCTTGGCAGAATATAG
- a CDS encoding DUF962 domain-containing protein: MMGGKTWDEWIEEYSEGHQHPINQLTHKFGIPMIMLSLLLVPVSFFVAGAWRVALGLFVVGWILQFIGHYFEGKPPEFLKDYRFLLVGSRWWFKKTFG, from the coding sequence ATGATGGGCGGAAAAACCTGGGACGAGTGGATCGAGGAATATTCTGAAGGGCATCAGCACCCGATCAATCAACTGACGCACAAATTCGGCATTCCGATGATCATGCTGTCGCTGCTTTTGGTACCCGTCTCGTTCTTTGTCGCCGGTGCATGGCGCGTGGCTCTCGGGCTATTCGTCGTTGGCTGGATCCTACAGTTCATCGGCCATTATTTCGAAGGCAAACCACCCGAATTCTTAAAAGACTATCGCTTCCTGCTCGTCGGTTCGCGTTGGTGGTTTAAGAAAACGTTTGGCTGA
- a CDS encoding dihydrofolate reductase, whose translation MIIGIVAISQNYAIGKGGKLPWHYSADLKFFKETTTDNVVVMGANTWRSIGKPLPNRLNIVLSRSGNVDTPPNILKLSSKAEVVELAKYLDRDVYIIGGAQTYKNFADVIDQWIVTFVPIEVENADTFMPQDFLNGFILEKTDDLGDGLITKTLRRS comes from the coding sequence ATGATCATCGGCATCGTCGCCATTTCACAAAACTACGCGATCGGCAAAGGCGGAAAGTTGCCATGGCATTACAGCGCCGATCTTAAGTTTTTTAAGGAAACAACGACTGATAACGTTGTCGTGATGGGAGCGAACACGTGGCGTTCGATCGGCAAGCCACTACCGAACCGTTTGAACATCGTCCTCTCACGCAGCGGAAATGTTGATACGCCGCCAAATATCTTAAAACTCAGCTCAAAGGCCGAGGTCGTTGAGCTTGCTAAATATCTTGATCGCGACGTTTACATCATTGGCGGTGCCCAAACTTACAAGAATTTTGCTGACGTGATCGATCAGTGGATCGTGACTTTTGTTCCGATCGAGGTTGAGAATGCGGACACATTTATGCCGCAGGATTTTCTCAACGGATTCATCTTAGAAAAAACTGATGACCTTGGTGACGGCCTGATCACAAAAACTCTGCGCAGAAGCTGA
- a CDS encoding DUF2071 domain-containing protein has translation MQKFLTARWKDLIMANYEVDPSILIPRLPAGTELDLQDGKCFVSLVGFMFLDTRVLGIPIPFHVNFEEVNLRFYNKREVDGETRRAVCFVKEIVPRFAIATVARVMYGEPYECWTMSHERTETTVSYDWSKGGSTNHLSVDIGESIGVPAAGSHGEFIIEHYWGYTKRGDSRVDEYKVEHPKWELFSVKNDVIDVDFGATYGEEFAFLAGQKPYSVLLAKGSEVAVYKGARINS, from the coding sequence ATGCAAAAATTCCTGACAGCACGCTGGAAAGACCTGATCATGGCCAACTACGAGGTTGACCCGTCGATTCTGATCCCGCGTCTGCCCGCCGGAACCGAGCTAGATCTGCAGGACGGGAAATGCTTTGTCAGCCTAGTCGGGTTCATGTTTCTCGACACGCGGGTTTTGGGCATTCCGATACCGTTTCACGTCAATTTCGAAGAGGTGAATTTACGCTTTTACAACAAACGCGAGGTGGACGGCGAAACCCGGCGAGCAGTGTGTTTTGTTAAGGAGATCGTGCCCAGATTTGCGATCGCAACTGTCGCACGCGTCATGTACGGTGAGCCGTACGAATGCTGGACGATGAGCCACGAACGCACGGAAACCACCGTCTCCTACGACTGGTCAAAGGGCGGTAGCACGAATCATCTGAGCGTCGACATCGGCGAAAGCATAGGCGTTCCGGCAGCAGGATCGCACGGTGAATTCATCATCGAACACTACTGGGGCTACACCAAACGCGGCGACTCACGCGTCGACGAATACAAGGTCGAGCATCCAAAATGGGAACTATTCTCGGTCAAGAACGACGTTATCGATGTAGATTTCGGCGCTACGTACGGCGAAGAGTTCGCATTTCTCGCCGGACAGAAGCCGTATTCGGTCTTGCTGGCAAAAGGTTCGGAGGTTGCGGTTTATAAAGGTGCGAGAATCAACAGTTGA
- the selB gene encoding selenocysteine-specific translation elongation factor encodes MEIIVGTAGHIDHGKTALIKALSGVDADRLPEEKRRGITVDLGFAEMSIGDVHFGFVDVPGHERFVKNMLAGASGIDIVMLVIAADEGVMPQTREHFDICRLLGVKAGIVVLTKLDLVDAETLEFAKLDAAELVEGSFLEHAPVIAVSSRSGSGIAELKETLLVVSRDLPARNDHLITRLPIDRSFSVKGFGAVVTGTLASGTIREGEDIELLPTKAKVRVRGVQTHGKAVRSASAGQRVAVNLGGIDHSKIERGMLLAEPGVMRPTQIFDAEIEVLADAAKPVRSRQRVRVHIGTVEALARIQVLNEAGEIAEGQKDLVQIRLETSVVAVPCERFIIRRYSPQLTIAGGIVIDNSAVKHRRKDLSKVREYLNSLSNTENSSEKTHLLITAAGPSGLSFADLRSRTGLQQNLVENATETLISADEVVNAEGRFVEKAAFETLIASVENAVGEFHKSDPLAKGISREALREKLFAYLPNEILHAVITELESAGTIALDRESIRLSSYQTTLSPAEAALKTKIFEAYRTAGLEVPKVEDVLNGAVAGTSFTRNDARKFFQLFLDSGEIVKVSEEFYFLKSKIAKLVEKLKQFAAASGDRSIDMAQFKDLAAVSRKYAIPLIEYFDRERVTVRRGDIRIIL; translated from the coding sequence ATGGAAATAATCGTCGGCACAGCCGGTCACATCGATCACGGTAAAACCGCGCTGATCAAGGCTCTATCTGGCGTTGATGCCGATCGTCTGCCGGAGGAAAAGCGGCGTGGTATCACGGTCGATCTTGGATTTGCAGAGATGAGTATCGGCGACGTGCATTTTGGCTTTGTCGATGTACCCGGACATGAGCGTTTCGTTAAGAATATGCTTGCCGGTGCCAGCGGGATCGACATCGTCATGCTGGTGATAGCTGCAGATGAAGGAGTGATGCCGCAGACCCGCGAGCATTTCGATATTTGCCGATTGCTCGGTGTCAAAGCGGGGATAGTCGTTCTTACCAAGTTAGATCTGGTCGATGCCGAGACGCTGGAATTCGCCAAACTCGATGCCGCGGAGCTGGTAGAAGGATCTTTTCTCGAACACGCACCGGTCATCGCGGTCAGTTCACGCTCGGGCTCAGGGATCGCAGAACTGAAAGAAACGCTTTTGGTAGTTAGTCGCGACCTGCCGGCGCGAAATGATCACCTCATCACGCGTCTGCCGATCGATCGCAGCTTTTCCGTCAAAGGATTTGGTGCGGTTGTGACTGGAACGCTTGCATCGGGAACAATACGCGAGGGAGAGGACATTGAATTGCTTCCCACAAAAGCAAAGGTCAGAGTTCGCGGCGTACAAACGCATGGCAAAGCAGTCAGATCCGCCTCTGCCGGACAGCGTGTCGCGGTCAATCTCGGCGGCATAGATCATTCGAAGATCGAGCGTGGAATGCTGCTCGCTGAGCCGGGTGTTATGCGGCCAACGCAGATCTTTGACGCCGAGATCGAGGTTTTGGCGGATGCTGCAAAACCGGTTCGATCGCGTCAGCGGGTACGCGTTCACATCGGAACCGTTGAAGCCCTGGCGAGAATTCAGGTTCTAAATGAAGCGGGCGAGATCGCGGAGGGCCAAAAAGATCTCGTCCAGATACGACTCGAAACTTCAGTCGTTGCGGTTCCTTGCGAGAGATTCATAATCCGCCGCTATTCACCGCAGCTTACGATCGCCGGCGGAATTGTGATAGATAATTCCGCAGTAAAACACCGCCGCAAAGACCTTTCGAAGGTACGGGAATATCTCAATAGTCTTTCAAACACTGAAAATTCGAGTGAAAAAACACATCTCCTGATCACCGCGGCAGGGCCTTCGGGGCTGAGTTTTGCCGATCTGCGATCCCGAACCGGACTCCAACAAAACTTGGTCGAGAACGCAACAGAAACACTGATCTCGGCAGACGAAGTGGTAAACGCCGAAGGGAGATTTGTCGAAAAGGCTGCATTTGAAACTTTAATAGCCTCGGTTGAGAACGCGGTTGGCGAGTTTCACAAAAGTGACCCGCTCGCCAAAGGAATTTCCAGAGAAGCACTTCGCGAAAAACTCTTCGCATATCTTCCAAATGAGATATTGCATGCGGTCATTACGGAGTTGGAATCAGCGGGCACGATAGCTTTAGACCGCGAATCAATTCGTCTGAGTTCGTATCAAACAACGCTTTCACCTGCAGAGGCTGCGTTGAAAACCAAGATCTTCGAGGCGTACCGAACCGCAGGGCTGGAAGTGCCTAAGGTCGAAGACGTTTTGAACGGTGCGGTCGCGGGAACCTCTTTCACACGAAACGACGCCCGAAAATTCTTTCAGCTATTTCTCGATTCCGGAGAAATTGTTAAAGTTAGCGAGGAATTCTATTTCCTAAAAAGCAAGATCGCGAAGCTTGTCGAAAAGCTAAAGCAGTTTGCGGCCGCCTCGGGCGATCGCAGCATTGACATGGCGCAGTTTAAGGATCTCGCCGCTGTTTCGCGAAAGTACGCGATACCGCTGATCGAGTATTTTGACCGCGAACGCGTGACCGTTCGCCGCGGCGACATACGTATCATTCTGTAA